A window of the Hordeum vulgare subsp. vulgare chromosome 5H, MorexV3_pseudomolecules_assembly, whole genome shotgun sequence genome harbors these coding sequences:
- the LOC123395761 gene encoding aladin, whose product MPSFPPPGGVTVCEINRDLVVADSLSEERAKEAYGDVLGMVFSPIPFQPDDLLAKHEAPAPDEAEPTECIPRTSLVSTIAESFKQMLFPSCNPKLLEEFDTKKVSWNPHKHCLAFVSGKDQVTVHDFEDSDGKESCSLTSEHQKEVKAIEWRPNSGKMIAVGCKGGICLWSASYPGNVASVKSGVTSSSFGAFPRGSTGQWILVDVLRGSSTELVSALCWKPDGRYLASASCNGQSFTIWDVSEGLGTPIRRGLSSISLVRWSPSGDYFLTAKFDGTFHLWETNTWTSEPWSSSNGYVTGANWDPEGRVALLSFSNSTTLGSVHFSSKPPSLDAHLLPVELPEISSLIVSRGIEKLAWDASGERLALSFKDGNETYQGLVAVYDVRRSPLVSVSLVGFIRGPGEGVKALAFAFHNKFKQGPLLSVCWSSGWCCTYPLILRSH is encoded by the exons ATGCCGAGCTTCCCTCCGCCGGGCGGCGTCACCGTCTGCGAGATCAACCGCGACCTCG TTGTGGCGGACTCCCTCTCGGAGGAACGCGCCAAGGAGGCCTACGGGGATGTCCTG GGGATGGTGTTCAGCCCAATTCCTTTCCAGCCGGATGATCTCCTAGCGAAGCACGAGGCTCCTGCTCCAGACGAAGCTGAGCCCACTGAGTGTATCCCCAGGACAAGTTTGGTGTCCACCATAGCCGAGTCCTTCAAGCAAATGCTCTTCCCTTCTTGCAAT CCAAAACTGctagaagaatttgataccaagaAAGTAAGCTGGAATCCGCACAAACACTGTTTAGCATTTGTATCTGGGAAGGACCAGGTTACGGTCCATGACTTTGAGGATTCAG ATGGTAAAGAATCGTGCAGTCTAACAAGTGAACATCAAAAGGAAGTTAAAGCTATTGAATGGAGGCCAAACAGCGGGAAGATGATTGCAGTTGGCTGCAA GGGAGGTATATGCCTCTGGTCAGCATCATATCCTGGCAATGTTGCATCCGTGAAATCTGGTGTCACTTCTTCTTCCTTTGGTGCCTTCCCTAGAGGTTCTACTGGTCAGTGGATTCTGGTGGATGTTCTTCGTGGTTCTTCTACTGAGCTAGTTAGTGCACTTTGCTGGAAACCTGATGGAAG ATACTTGGCCTCGGCCTCTTGTAATGGCCAGTCATTCACAATTTGGGATGTTTCTGAAG GGTTGGGAACTCCTATACGACGCGGATTAAGTAGCATATCGTTGGTGCGGTGGTCACCTAGTGGAGATTACTTTTTGACTGCTAAATT CGATGGAACTTTTCACTTATGGGAGACCAACACATGGACGTCAGAACCCTGGTCTTCATCCAATGGATATGTAACT GGAGCAAACTGGGACCCTGAAGGCCGTGTTGCATTGTTATCCTTTTCTAACTCGACCACACTAGGTTCAGTTCACTTCTCATCAAAGCCACCATCTTTAG ATGCCCATCTCTTACCAGTGGAGCTTCCAGAAATTTCCTCTCTGATTGTTAG TCGAGGCATAGAGAAATTAGCATGGGATGCTTCAGGAGAGCGCCTGGCATTGTCATTCAAAGATGGTAATGAAACATATCAGGGACTTGTTGCTGTCTATGACGTGAGAAGATCTCCGCTTGTGTCAGTTTCGCTGGT TGGATTCATCAGAGGACCTGGAGAGGGCGTGAAGGCACTCGCGTTCGCCTTCCACAACAAATTCAAGCAAGGACCGCTGCTTTCTGTG TGCTGGAGCAGCGGCTGGTGTTGCACATACCCTCTGATACTCCGCTCCCATTAA